One Streptomyces sp. NBC_01217 genomic region harbors:
- the cydD gene encoding thiol reductant ABC exporter subunit CydD — MKPIDPRLLRHARATRLFLVAVVALGVVGAALVIAQAMLIAEVVVGGFEDGLAAAGLRTPLLLLAAVALGRALVSWLTELAAYRASAAVKSELRGRLLERAAALGPGWLSGQRTGSLVALATRGVDALDDYFARYLPQLGLAVVVPVAVLARIVTEDWVSAAIIVVTLPLIPLFMILIGWATQSRMDRQWRLLSRLSGHFLDVVAGLPTLKVFGRAKAQAESIRTITSQYRRATLRTLRIAFLSSFALELLATLSVALVAVTIGMRLVHGELDLYTGLVVLILAPEAYLPIRQVGAQYHAAAEGLSAAEEIFSVLETEPRTGGTADIPKSLRLELEGVTVRHEGRSEPSLDGASLVVDEGETVALVGPSGVGKSTLLDVVLGFTAPDDGRVRVGGADLATLAPERWRERIAWVPQRPHLFAGTIAENVRLARPDADDGAVTAALRDAGACDFVAELPDGAQTLLGEDGAGVSAGQRQRLALARAFLADRPLLLLDEPTANLDGETEAGIVEAVRRLAAGRTVLLVVHRPALLSVADRVVTLEPGATPRPEKPAAPAAAPRATSAPEDESDAVPESGVLRDTAARSGRILARVREAAGAQRGQLALALLLGSLALGSTVGLMAVSGWLISRASEQPPVLYLMVAVTATRAFGLGRAVFRYAERLVSHDAVLKMLAELRVAVYRGLERIAPAGLRRTRRGDLLSRLVADVDALQDYWLRWLLPAGTAVVVGAVTAGFIGWLLPAAGLVLAAGLLLAGVGVPLVSGACSRHAERQLAPARADLATRITDLLGGTAELTVAGALPAHSERTREADGVLTRIAARAATATALGGGLIALIGGLTVVATALVALPAVHDGRLAGVELAVVVLTPLAAFEAVTGLPLAVQYRQRVKRSAERVYEVLDAPLPVREPGSPTETPGSPFPLEVRELSARYAGAGRDALDSVDLTLTAGRRIAVVGPSGSGKTTLAQVLVRFLDARSGSYRIGGVDACALEGDTVRQFVGLCAQDAHVFDSSIRENLRLARTGATDGELRTALDRARLLDWAEALPDGLDTLVGEHGARLSGGQRQRLALARALLADFPVLVLDEPAEHLDLATADALTADLLAATRGRTTVLITHRLQGVEAVDEVVVLDSGRIVQRGTYADLAAEEGPLRRMLERERETVQLPEEAVGVRA; from the coding sequence GTGAAACCGATCGACCCGCGCCTGCTCCGCCACGCCCGCGCCACCCGCCTCTTCCTGGTGGCCGTGGTGGCACTCGGAGTTGTCGGGGCGGCGCTGGTCATCGCCCAGGCCATGCTCATCGCCGAAGTGGTGGTGGGCGGGTTCGAGGACGGACTGGCCGCCGCCGGACTGCGGACCCCACTGCTCCTGCTCGCGGCGGTCGCGCTCGGCCGGGCGCTGGTGTCCTGGCTGACCGAACTGGCCGCCTACCGGGCCAGCGCGGCGGTGAAGTCCGAACTGCGCGGCCGGCTGCTGGAACGGGCCGCCGCGCTCGGGCCGGGCTGGCTGAGCGGCCAGCGCACCGGTTCGCTGGTGGCGCTCGCCACCCGCGGTGTCGACGCGCTCGACGACTACTTCGCGCGCTATCTGCCGCAGCTCGGACTCGCGGTGGTCGTCCCGGTGGCGGTCCTGGCGCGGATCGTCACCGAGGACTGGGTCTCGGCAGCGATCATCGTGGTCACGCTGCCGCTCATCCCGCTCTTCATGATCCTGATCGGCTGGGCCACCCAGTCACGGATGGACCGCCAGTGGCGGCTGCTGTCCCGGCTCTCCGGGCACTTCCTCGACGTGGTCGCCGGACTGCCGACGCTGAAGGTCTTCGGCCGGGCCAAGGCGCAGGCCGAGTCCATCCGCACCATCACCTCGCAGTACCGGCGGGCAACGCTGCGGACCCTGCGGATCGCGTTCCTGTCGTCCTTCGCCCTGGAGCTGCTGGCGACCCTGTCGGTGGCCCTCGTCGCCGTCACCATCGGCATGCGGCTCGTGCACGGTGAACTCGACCTCTACACCGGCCTGGTGGTGCTGATCCTGGCGCCCGAGGCCTATCTGCCGATCCGCCAGGTCGGAGCGCAGTACCACGCCGCCGCCGAGGGTCTCTCGGCAGCGGAGGAGATCTTCTCGGTCCTGGAGACCGAGCCACGGACGGGCGGCACGGCGGACATCCCCAAGTCGCTGCGGCTGGAGCTGGAGGGGGTGACCGTACGGCACGAGGGCCGCAGCGAACCCTCGCTGGACGGTGCCTCGCTGGTGGTGGACGAGGGGGAGACCGTCGCCCTCGTCGGTCCGAGCGGTGTCGGCAAGTCCACCCTGCTCGATGTGGTGCTGGGATTCACGGCCCCCGACGACGGGCGCGTGCGGGTCGGCGGCGCGGACCTGGCGACGCTGGCGCCCGAGCGCTGGCGGGAGCGGATCGCCTGGGTGCCGCAGCGCCCGCACCTCTTCGCGGGCACGATCGCGGAGAACGTACGGCTGGCCCGGCCGGACGCCGACGACGGGGCGGTGACGGCGGCGCTGCGGGACGCGGGGGCATGCGACTTCGTGGCGGAACTGCCGGACGGCGCGCAGACGCTCCTCGGCGAGGACGGTGCGGGCGTCTCCGCCGGTCAGCGCCAGCGCCTCGCACTCGCACGGGCCTTCCTCGCCGACCGGCCGCTGCTGCTGCTCGACGAGCCGACCGCGAACCTGGACGGCGAAACGGAAGCGGGAATCGTCGAGGCGGTACGCAGGCTGGCAGCGGGGCGGACCGTGCTCCTGGTCGTGCACCGCCCGGCGCTGCTCTCGGTGGCCGACCGCGTGGTGACCCTGGAACCGGGCGCGACACCTCGGCCGGAGAAGCCCGCGGCGCCCGCCGCGGCGCCGCGGGCGACGAGCGCACCCGAGGACGAGAGCGACGCGGTGCCGGAGTCCGGGGTGCTGCGGGACACCGCGGCCCGCTCCGGCCGGATCCTCGCGCGGGTCAGGGAGGCGGCAGGAGCACAGCGCGGGCAGCTGGCACTCGCACTGCTGCTGGGAAGCCTCGCCCTGGGCTCGACCGTCGGGCTCATGGCCGTATCCGGCTGGCTGATCTCCCGCGCCTCCGAACAGCCCCCGGTGCTCTATCTGATGGTCGCCGTGACCGCGACCCGCGCCTTCGGGCTCGGACGGGCCGTCTTCCGCTACGCCGAGCGCCTGGTGTCGCACGACGCGGTGCTCAAGATGCTCGCCGAGCTGCGCGTCGCGGTCTACCGAGGACTGGAACGCATCGCGCCCGCCGGTCTGCGCCGAACCCGGCGCGGGGATCTGCTCTCCCGGCTCGTCGCCGATGTGGACGCCCTGCAGGACTACTGGCTGCGCTGGCTGCTGCCCGCAGGGACCGCGGTCGTCGTGGGAGCGGTGACCGCCGGATTCATCGGCTGGCTGCTGCCTGCGGCAGGCCTCGTGCTGGCTGCCGGACTGCTGCTGGCCGGAGTGGGAGTGCCACTGGTCAGCGGTGCCTGCTCCCGTCACGCGGAACGCCAACTGGCCCCCGCACGCGCCGATCTGGCCACCCGGATCACGGACCTGCTCGGCGGGACCGCCGAACTGACCGTCGCGGGCGCCCTGCCCGCGCACTCGGAGCGGACCCGGGAGGCCGACGGCGTCCTGACCCGCATCGCCGCCCGCGCGGCGACCGCCACCGCACTCGGCGGCGGTCTCATCGCCCTGATAGGCGGCCTCACCGTCGTCGCCACCGCACTCGTCGCCCTCCCCGCGGTGCACGACGGCCGGCTCGCGGGCGTCGAGCTCGCGGTGGTGGTGCTCACGCCGCTGGCCGCGTTCGAGGCCGTGACCGGTCTGCCGCTCGCCGTGCAGTACCGGCAGCGGGTCAAGCGGAGCGCGGAGCGGGTGTACGAGGTGCTGGACGCTCCGCTGCCCGTGCGTGAACCCGGCAGTCCGACCGAGACACCTGGATCGCCGTTCCCGCTGGAGGTACGGGAGCTGTCGGCCCGGTACGCGGGAGCGGGACGGGACGCCCTGGACTCCGTCGACCTGACGCTGACGGCCGGCCGGCGCATCGCCGTCGTCGGACCGTCCGGCTCAGGGAAGACGACCCTCGCCCAGGTCCTGGTCCGCTTCCTGGACGCACGCTCGGGGTCGTACCGGATCGGCGGCGTCGATGCCTGCGCACTGGAGGGGGACACGGTCCGGCAGTTCGTCGGGCTGTGCGCCCAGGACGCCCATGTCTTCGACAGCTCCATCCGCGAGAACCTGCGACTGGCCCGTACCGGTGCCACGGACGGCGAACTGCGGACCGCTCTCGACCGGGCAAGGCTGCTCGACTGGGCCGAGGCGCTGCCCGACGGGCTCGACACCCTTGTCGGCGAACACGGCGCCCGCCTCTCCGGCGGCCAGCGCCAGCGCCTCGCCCTGGCCCGGGCGCTCCTCGCCGACTTTCCCGTGCTCGTGCTGGACGAGCCCGCGGAACATCTCGACCTGGCGACCGCGGACGCGCTGACCGCAGACCTGCTGGCCGCCACCCGGGGGCGTACGACGGTGCTGATCACCCACCGTCTCCAGGGGGTCGAAGCCGTCGACGAGGTGGTGGTGCTCGACAGCGGCCGAATCGTGCAGCGCGGAACGTACGCCGATCTCGCCGCCGAGGAGGGGCCACTGCGCCGAATGCTGGAGCGCGAGCGGGAGACCGTACAGCTGCCCGAGGAAGCCGTGGGCGTACGGGCATGA
- a CDS encoding GAF domain-containing sensor histidine kinase has product MSEQDPKDRLEAATRATRSLQGLSSELTARVPQLLEAMRSVGTGLELHSTLDRICETAAELAHSRYAAIGVVDEEGAGLSDFVTYGVPDEVAHEIGRRPDGHRGLLGALIHDPVPVKLADLTADPRFAGFPPGHPPMRTFLGVPIRVQGEIFGNLYLAEKDGGGDFNDYDLHMVRVLATEAGIAIGNARLYEAARQRERWIDGSVAVTTALLSGGDADDALAVVAEQARRLAASAAGIVLLPAEEGGLEIVAISTDEPSAQLGVLIGPESPVVAKLLGGEPVFVDDAATDPRMITTLAHRFGPSMLLPLHSGGRVLGALATPRSRGGRPFTETERTLATQFASQAALALMMAEAQRDRERLAVYEDRDRIARDLHDLVIQRLFATGMMLESAQRRSVVPEVQTGVGRAVDELDVTIQEIRTAIFALQQEPAEAPSGLRTRVVREINMAAVPLGFKPSHRFLGPVDSLVGELTGKNLIAALREALSNAFRHADASLIEVVVDATVTLPDGRDAVRLSVADDGVGIPEGGRRSGLRNLARRAESLGGASWFGPGIREDGGGTTVVWEAPI; this is encoded by the coding sequence ATGTCAGAGCAGGATCCGAAGGACCGACTCGAAGCCGCGACCCGGGCGACCCGCAGCCTGCAGGGCCTGTCCAGCGAACTCACCGCCCGAGTACCGCAGCTGCTGGAAGCCATGCGATCCGTCGGCACGGGCCTCGAACTGCACTCCACTCTCGACCGGATCTGCGAGACGGCGGCCGAACTCGCCCACTCCCGCTACGCCGCCATCGGCGTCGTCGACGAGGAAGGTGCGGGGCTCTCCGACTTCGTCACATACGGGGTGCCGGACGAGGTGGCGCACGAGATCGGCCGCCGCCCCGACGGACACCGAGGGCTGCTCGGTGCACTGATCCACGACCCGGTACCGGTGAAACTCGCCGATCTGACGGCCGATCCGAGGTTCGCCGGATTCCCGCCCGGCCACCCCCCGATGCGGACCTTCCTCGGCGTTCCGATCCGCGTACAGGGAGAGATCTTCGGAAATCTCTATCTGGCCGAGAAGGACGGCGGGGGCGACTTCAACGACTACGACCTGCACATGGTGCGGGTGCTCGCCACCGAGGCCGGGATCGCCATCGGCAACGCCCGGCTGTACGAGGCGGCACGCCAGCGCGAGCGGTGGATCGACGGTTCGGTGGCCGTGACCACCGCTCTGCTGTCCGGCGGGGACGCCGATGACGCGCTGGCCGTCGTCGCCGAACAGGCCCGCCGTCTCGCCGCGTCCGCCGCCGGGATCGTGCTGCTGCCGGCCGAGGAGGGCGGCCTGGAGATCGTCGCCATCTCCACGGACGAGCCCTCCGCCCAGCTGGGGGTGCTCATCGGGCCGGAGAGCCCGGTGGTGGCGAAGCTGCTGGGCGGCGAGCCGGTCTTCGTGGACGACGCGGCCACCGATCCCCGCATGATCACCACGTTGGCCCACCGGTTCGGCCCCAGCATGCTGCTGCCCCTGCACAGCGGCGGACGGGTGCTGGGCGCGCTCGCCACCCCGCGCTCCCGGGGCGGGAGACCGTTCACGGAGACGGAACGGACCCTCGCCACCCAGTTCGCCTCGCAGGCCGCACTCGCGCTGATGATGGCCGAGGCACAGCGGGACCGGGAACGGCTCGCGGTGTACGAGGACCGTGACCGGATCGCCCGCGATCTGCACGACCTGGTCATCCAGCGGCTGTTCGCCACCGGAATGATGCTGGAGAGCGCCCAGCGCCGGTCGGTCGTGCCCGAGGTGCAGACCGGTGTGGGCCGGGCGGTCGACGAGCTGGACGTGACCATCCAGGAGATCCGTACCGCGATCTTCGCGCTGCAGCAGGAGCCGGCCGAGGCGCCGTCGGGGCTGCGCACCCGCGTTGTGCGCGAGATCAACATGGCGGCGGTCCCGCTGGGCTTCAAGCCCTCGCACCGCTTCCTCGGCCCGGTCGACTCGCTGGTCGGCGAGCTGACCGGCAAGAACCTGATCGCGGCGCTGCGGGAGGCGCTGTCCAACGCCTTCCGGCATGCCGACGCCTCGCTGATCGAGGTGGTCGTCGACGCGACCGTCACGCTGCCCGACGGGAGGGACGCGGTGCGGCTGTCGGTCGCCGACGACGGGGTGGGCATCCCGGAGGGCGGCCGGCGCAGCGGGCTGCGGAACCTGGCGCGCCGGGCGGAATCCCTCGGTGGTGCGAGCTGGTTCGGGCCCGGCATCCGGGAGGACGGGGGCGGCACGACGGTGGTGTGGGAGGCGCCGATCTGA
- a CDS encoding HAD hydrolase family protein: protein MTSAIDPPPPAALRLIATDLDGTLLRDDKTVSDRTVAALAAAEKAGLEVFFVTGRPARWMDVVSDHVHGHGLAICANGAAVADLHADGKLVKVHPLERDIALDVVRTLRAAAPGTSFAVELATGIHYEPVYPPFHLDPGATVAIAEKLLHEETPGTGAPVLKLLAHHAELTPDDFLDLAGTAAGDLASFTRSSPTALLEVSGPGVSKASTLALCCAERGISPAEVVAFGDMPNDVEMLRWAGTSYAMGNAHPAALAAASGRTASNDDDGVAVVIERILAERRTPGSAL from the coding sequence GTGACCTCAGCTATCGACCCGCCTCCGCCTGCCGCTCTCCGGCTGATCGCCACCGACCTCGACGGCACCCTGTTGCGCGATGACAAGACCGTCTCGGACCGTACGGTCGCCGCACTCGCCGCCGCCGAGAAGGCCGGTCTCGAGGTCTTCTTCGTCACCGGCCGCCCGGCCCGCTGGATGGATGTCGTCAGCGACCACGTCCACGGCCACGGACTGGCCATCTGCGCGAACGGCGCCGCGGTCGCGGATCTGCACGCGGACGGCAAGCTGGTCAAGGTCCACCCGCTGGAGCGCGACATCGCCCTTGATGTCGTGCGCACACTGCGCGCCGCCGCTCCCGGTACCTCCTTCGCCGTCGAGCTGGCCACCGGCATCCACTACGAACCGGTCTACCCGCCCTTTCATCTGGACCCGGGAGCCACCGTCGCCATCGCGGAGAAGCTGCTCCACGAGGAGACGCCGGGCACCGGCGCCCCCGTCCTGAAGCTCCTCGCCCACCACGCCGAGCTGACCCCGGACGACTTCCTCGACCTGGCCGGCACGGCAGCCGGCGACCTGGCCTCCTTCACCAGGTCCAGCCCCACCGCCCTGCTGGAGGTCAGCGGTCCCGGCGTCTCCAAGGCCAGCACCCTGGCGCTCTGCTGCGCCGAGCGCGGCATCTCGCCCGCCGAGGTCGTCGCCTTCGGCGACATGCCCAACGACGTGGAGATGTTGCGCTGGGCGGGCACCTCGTACGCGATGGGCAACGCTCACCCGGCCGCACTCGCGGCCGCCTCCGGCCGGACCGCCAGCAACGACGACGACGGAGTCGCGGTCGTCATCGAGCGGATCCTCGCCGAACGCCGAACTCCCGGATCGGCACTCTGA
- a CDS encoding LLM class flavin-dependent oxidoreductase, giving the protein MRLSTVILPIHRWSEGRKVWQRAEELGFHAAYTYDHLAWRTFRDGPWFGAVPTLTAAAAVTRRVRLGTLVTSPNFRHPVTLAKDLITLDDVSGGRVTLGIGAGGNGFDATTLRRSDEEPWTSRERADHFDEFVPLLDQLLREPSVTHEGRFYAANEARNIPGCVQRPRLPFAVAATGPRGMKLAARYGQAWVTTGDPKLYEAGTPEQSVEAIRGQLSRLDAACGSIGRDAAELDKILLTGFTPDRPLQSFDAFVDFAGTHFALGITEIVIHTPIPDSDFAADEKVFERIATEGLAQLGH; this is encoded by the coding sequence ATGCGTCTGAGCACTGTGATTCTGCCGATCCACCGCTGGAGCGAGGGCCGGAAGGTCTGGCAGCGCGCCGAGGAACTGGGGTTCCACGCCGCCTACACCTACGACCACCTGGCCTGGCGTACCTTCCGCGACGGACCGTGGTTCGGCGCGGTACCGACCCTCACCGCCGCTGCCGCCGTCACCCGGCGAGTGCGCCTTGGCACCCTCGTCACCTCCCCCAACTTCCGGCACCCCGTCACACTCGCCAAGGACCTCATCACGCTGGACGACGTCTCGGGCGGACGCGTCACCCTCGGCATCGGCGCGGGCGGCAACGGTTTCGATGCCACCACACTGCGCCGGAGCGACGAGGAGCCGTGGACGTCGCGCGAACGCGCCGACCACTTCGACGAGTTCGTACCGCTGCTCGACCAGCTGCTGCGCGAGCCCTCGGTGACGCACGAAGGCCGGTTCTACGCGGCGAACGAGGCCCGGAACATCCCCGGCTGTGTGCAACGGCCCCGGCTGCCGTTCGCAGTGGCCGCCACCGGGCCGCGCGGAATGAAGCTCGCCGCGCGGTACGGACAGGCCTGGGTCACCACGGGCGACCCGAAGCTGTACGAAGCGGGCACCCCGGAGCAGTCCGTGGAGGCCATCCGCGGGCAGCTCTCCAGGCTGGACGCGGCCTGCGGGTCCATCGGCCGGGATGCCGCCGAGCTGGACAAGATCCTTCTCACCGGCTTCACACCGGACCGCCCTCTGCAGTCCTTCGACGCCTTCGTGGATTTCGCGGGCACGCACTTCGCGCTGGGCATCACGGAGATCGTCATTCACACCCCGATCCCGGACTCCGACTTCGCGGCGGACGAGAAGGTTTTCGAACGAATCGCCACCGAGGGTCTGGCCCAGCTCGGCCACTGA
- a CDS encoding RNA 2'-phosphotransferase: MDERRTVKVSKYLSKHLRHQPERIGITLDANGWVTIDELLRATARNNFPITRAELDHVVAVNDKRRFAVQDGRIRASQGHTVPVDLALPPAEPPSYLYHGTVGGSLDAIRSEGLRPMNRTHVHLSPDRETATRVGARRGRPVVLSVDAAAMHRAGHTFHVSANGVWLAAAVPPEFLRLPD; this comes from the coding sequence ATGGACGAAAGACGCACCGTCAAGGTGTCCAAATATCTCTCGAAGCACCTGCGGCACCAGCCGGAGCGGATCGGCATCACGCTCGACGCCAACGGCTGGGTGACGATCGACGAACTGCTGCGTGCCACGGCCCGCAACAACTTCCCCATCACCCGGGCCGAGCTCGATCATGTCGTCGCCGTCAACGACAAGCGGCGCTTCGCGGTCCAGGACGGCCGCATACGTGCGAGCCAGGGCCACACCGTCCCGGTCGATCTCGCTCTCCCGCCGGCCGAGCCACCCTCGTACCTCTACCACGGCACGGTGGGCGGCTCCCTGGACGCGATCCGGAGCGAGGGCCTACGCCCCATGAACCGCACGCACGTCCACCTCTCGCCCGACCGCGAGACGGCGACCAGAGTCGGCGCCCGGCGCGGGCGCCCCGTCGTCCTGTCGGTGGACGCGGCCGCGATGCACCGCGCGGGCCACACCTTCCACGTGAGCGCCAACGGGGTCTGGCTCGCTGCCGCCGTACCGCCGGAATTCCTGCGCCTGCCTGACTGA
- a CDS encoding MerR family transcriptional regulator → MAGRSAAEYRIEDLAHASGATVRTIRAYQDRGLLPTPERRGRANVYRDTHLARLGQIADLLDRGYTLASIKELLEAWDTGRGLGGVLGLVAEVHGPWTDEQADRITRAELNARFGGSPDDEAVTEAVDLGVLERIPGRDDEFLVPSPQELAVAVELYAAGVPLSAISGHLRELRGQVEQIASRFLEFTTEHVFARYLGHRPPADSDAAEAAAMVRRLRPLAQQTVDAELARAMRTFATLHLRHHLDADTPFTPEAEMPATRQVDLPRETIRSVQRLVGPANVSAFVTAAAEREVQSRTLDALASSGDNVTHIEQNG, encoded by the coding sequence GTGGCCGGCCGGTCCGCCGCCGAGTACCGGATCGAGGATCTGGCGCATGCGAGCGGCGCCACGGTCCGTACGATCCGCGCCTACCAGGACCGCGGCCTGCTGCCCACTCCGGAACGGCGCGGCCGGGCCAATGTGTACCGGGACACCCACCTCGCCCGGCTCGGGCAGATCGCCGATCTCCTGGATCGCGGCTACACCCTGGCCAGCATCAAGGAGCTCCTGGAGGCCTGGGACACGGGCCGTGGCCTGGGCGGGGTGCTCGGGCTCGTCGCCGAGGTCCACGGCCCCTGGACGGACGAGCAGGCGGACAGGATCACCCGGGCCGAGCTGAACGCCAGGTTCGGCGGCAGCCCCGACGACGAGGCGGTCACCGAGGCGGTGGACCTCGGCGTACTCGAACGCATCCCGGGCCGGGACGACGAGTTCCTGGTGCCGAGCCCCCAGGAGCTCGCCGTGGCGGTCGAGTTGTACGCGGCCGGCGTACCGCTCAGTGCGATCTCGGGCCACCTTCGGGAACTTCGGGGTCAGGTCGAGCAGATAGCCTCACGCTTCCTGGAGTTCACGACCGAGCACGTCTTCGCGCGCTATCTCGGCCATCGCCCGCCGGCGGACTCGGACGCGGCGGAAGCGGCCGCCATGGTGCGCAGGCTGCGCCCGCTCGCCCAGCAGACGGTGGACGCCGAACTGGCCCGTGCGATGCGGACGTTCGCCACACTGCATCTGCGGCACCACCTCGACGCGGACACCCCGTTCACCCCGGAGGCCGAGATGCCCGCGACGCGCCAGGTGGATCTGCCTCGGGAGACAATTCGCTCCGTACAGCGGCTGGTTGGCCCCGCGAACGTGTCCGCCTTCGTCACGGCAGCAGCTGAACGCGAGGTGCAGTCAAGGACATTGGATGCACTTGCCTCATCAGGCGATAATGTCACGCATATTGAACAAAACGGTTGA